GACGTCCAGCTTGGGAAGCTGGCATTCTACCGCTGAATTACGCCCGCCCGGAACGCGGCAGCTAGGGGAATCTATATGGAATCGCTGGCGGGTTGTCAATGCGGGGCTCGATGCGGCGCGGGGCAGATCTTCGGGTGAAACCTTGCATCCACCCTTTTGATTGTCCTATGTTGGAGGCCGCAAAGGAGCGGTCATGCAATACAGGACACTGGGAAAGACCGGGCTGAGGGTGAGCGTCATCGGCCTCGGGACAATGGTTCACGCGGGCCACTTCGGGCCGATGGACGACGCGGAGTCGCTGGCTGCTATCGACACCGCGCTCGAGCTGGGCGTCAACTTCATCGATACCTCGGACGCCTACGGCGCGGGCTACGGGGAGACGCTGCTCGGCAAGGCGCTCAAGGGACGGCGGGACAAGGTCGTGATCGCAACCAAGGGCGGAAACGTCATGACGGGGCCGAACCGCGGCAAGCGCAATTTCGCTCCTGACTACATCGCGGGGGTGCTCGAGGGAAGCCTTCGACGGCTGCAGACCGATTATATCGATCTCTATCAGCTCCATAATCCAACGGTCGAGGTGATCGAGCGGGGCGAAGTGTGGGAGGTGCTGGAGCGCGCCAAGAAGGCCGGAAAAATCCTTCATTACGGCGTCTCGATCAACACGATGGAAGAGGGGATCGCGGCCGTCAAGGACGGGCGCGCCGAAACCATTCAGATCGAGTACAGCCTGCTGGCCCAAGAGCCTGCCGAGCAGGTCCTGCCACTCGCGCGCGAAGCGAACGTCGGAGTGATCGCGCGCGTGCCGCTGCGCCGGGGCGTTCTCACGGGCAAGCTTACGCAAGCCGATGAGCACCGGTTTCAGGGAGAGGACGTGAGGGCGCGGAGCTTCAAGGGCGAGGCCTTTGCGAAGGAGCTGGCCAAGGCGGAAAAGCTCCGCTTCCTCGTCCATGGGCCGGTCCGCACTCTGGGGCAGGCCGCGCTTGCCTTCTGCCTGGCTCACCCGGCGGTGAGCGTCACGATCCCCGGCGCGCGCAACGAGCAGCAGATGAGGGAGAACGCGTCAGCGGGCGACCTGGAGCTCCCGCAAGAAGACCTCGAGCGCGTCCGTGAGCTGTGGCGCAGGGGCTTCGATCTGTAGCGCTTGCAGAGCTGTAAGCCGAACCCCGGGCCTTAGAATTCTCCCCGAAAGATGCCGCGCTGTCCCCGAGCCTCCTCGACCGCAACCTCTATGAAGCGGATCCGGCTCGCGGCAAACTGACGGCGGACCTCGGCGCGGATCCGGTCGGCCACGTATTCCGCCAGAAGCTCCGTGCTGGTATTGGCAAGCGGCAGCAGGATCACATCCCGCCGCGGCAGCAGGATCTTCTGCTTGCGGTAAAGAATCTCCACCGCCGACCCGCGGCGGCGCAAGGTCAGCGCCGGACTGCGGGTCTGGATGAGAGTGCGGTGGTCCAGGGCGTCGCAAATCCTCTTCACCAGGGGCTTGAAGGCGATGAAGTCGAGAACCACGCCGGCACGGTCCAGCTCCCCCTCGACGGCGGCCGAGACCTGATAGTTGTGGCCGTGCAGCGCTTCCCGCGAGCCGTTACTGAATATCAGGAAATGGGCGGAAGCGAAGTTGAGGTAATCCTTGGCGACCTCGACGCTGAAAGTTTTGGGCATGGAGCGGACGTTACCCAAAAGAGTCTCGTCGTTCAACCGGGTTCCACGGTTGCGACCGGCGCGGGACGCGACGGGAATGCCTCAGTAGCAAGGACAAGGGGTCGCCACCTCCGAGCGATGCTCGATCAGGATGCGTCAACGACTTCGTAACTACGCAGGCATCGTGCCATGGGGGCTCGTGGCCGAGACGACCGCGGTCAACAGGCCGGTGCTCGACGCCGCCGAACCCGGGCTAATCGCCTTGCATCTCGCGCCGGGAAATGCCAAAAAATCTCGTTTATCGTCAAAATTTGCTTGCAAGCGGCGAGCGAACAGGCTAGGGAAGGCCAATGCAGCTGAGCGACGCCATCGGGCTCCGGGCCGGCGAGATGGTGTCCTTGATCGGCGCTGGCGGCAAGACCAGCTGTCTGTTCCGGCTGGCGGCGGAAAGCCGCCAGGCCGGCCGCAGGGTTCTCGTCACCACGACAACGAAAATTTTAAAGCCGGCCAGGCCGCACGTGGACCGGCTTTTTCTCGTGCAGGAGCCACAGGCGCTTCTGGCGCGCGCGCGACAGATTTCGCCGCCGCAGATCATCGGGGCGGGCTACGGCGTGGACGAGGAGGGGAAGCTCATCGGGTTGCCGGCCAAATGGGTCGACGAGTACCGGGCGAGCGGGATTTTCGATCAGCTCCTGGTCGAAGCGGACGGCGCGGCTTCCCGGCTCTTCAAGGTGCCCTCCGAAATCGAGCCCGTGGTTCCCGCCACGTGCGATTTGACCGTGTGGGTTATGTCGGTGAAGGTCCTCGGCAAGCCGCTTCGGCCGGAATGGGTGCACCGGGCCGAGCGCGCTCTTTCCCTGCTAGGGCTTCAGAGGGATGTCCCGGTCACCAGGGAAGTCATCCTGCGGCTGGTACGGGATCCGAACGGTTGCCTCAAAGGGATCCCGGGATCCAGTCGCAAGGTCGCCCTGCTCAACCAGGCGGATAGCGCCGAGGAGATCGAAAACGCCAGGGAGGTTGCGCGCGACCTGATCCGGGCCGGGATCACGCGCGTGGTGATCACGAGCTTCGCGGGCGGCGAGCCGGTCAAAGCCAGCATCGCTCCGTAGCGCATCTTCGACCTTTATGGTATCCGCCGTCGTTCTCGCCGCCGGGCGCTCCCAGAGGATGGGGGAACAAAAGCTGCTCCTCCCGCTCCGCGGAAAACCGGTGCTGCAGTGGGTCCTGGAAAGCGCGCTCGCGTCGGAGGTCCGCGAGGTCATTTGCGTGACCCGCGATCTCGGTTTCGTGCGCGAGCGGATCAGGCTCTCGGACAGGCGGCTGTGCTGGCTGGTGAACTCCGCCGCGGACCGCGGCCTGAGCACCTCGGTAATCGCCGGCCTGTGGGCGGTCGATCCCAACAGCGACGGCGCGCTGTTTCTGGTCGGGGATCAGCCCATGGTCCGGAGCCAGCTGATCGACGCTCTGGTCGACCGTTTCGAACACGGCGGCGCCTGGATCGTCGCCCCCACCTTCGGAGGGCAGACGCGCAACCCCGTGCTGTTCCGCCGAAACCTTTTCCCCGAGCTTCTGGCGCTGAAAGGCGACCAAGGCGGCCGGGTGCTGGTCCAGAAGTACAAGGATCGGGCCGAGCTCGTAGCCTGGCACGACGAGGTTCCCTTCATGGATCTCGACGTGCGCGAAGACTACGAGCGGCTGAAAGAGCTGGCGTGAGCGGTGGGCAAGAGCGCTTCGCGCCGGTCCAATCGTTCAAAGGCTGCCAGCGTAGAAGGCCGGAAGACGGGAACCAAGAACCGGAAAACCGTCTTTAGCGGGCCTCCATTCCGACCGCGTCCGCGATAGAGCCGAGCCCGTCGCGCTCAAGGAGCCGCAGCAGGCCCAGGTTGATGCGCTTGACCGCGGCCGGCCCTTCGTAGACGAAGCCCGTGTAGATCTGGACCGCGCTTGCGCCCGCCTTGATCTTCTCGTAGGCATCGGCCGCGGTAAAGACGCCGCCGACGCCGATGATAGGCAGCCGGCCGCCGACGCGACTGTAGAGGTGGCGGACGAATGAGGTCGAAAGGGCGCGCAGCGGCCTTCCGCTCAGCCCGCCCGGCTCGCGACAGCGCGAAACCAGGGACTCGCGCAGGAACGCGGTGGCGTTGGTCGCGACGATGCCGCCGATCTTCTCTTCCAGCGCCACCTCGACGATGTCGTCGGCCTGGGAGAATTCCATGTCCGGCGCGATCTTGACGAGAACGGGCCTGGTCGGACCGCCGGTCCGGCTCGCCAGCTCCAGGTTTTTTTCCTGCACCGCGCGCAGCAGCGCCCGGAGCAGCCGCTTTTCCTGGAGGTCGCGGAGCTTGGGGGTGTTCGGGGAGCTCACGTTCAGCGTGAAAAAGTCGCCGTACGGGTAGAGCTGCTCGAAAGCCGATAGAAAGTCGGCCACCGCGTCCCTGGTCTCGACGACCTTGCTTCGCCCGATGTTGACGCCGAGCGGAATCCTGAGCGGTGCGCCGTTTCCCCGCAGCGCCGCAAGACGGCGGGCGATGACCGCGGCGCCGTCGTTGTTGAACCCGAGGCGGTTGATGAGCGCCTCATCCTCGGGCAGCCGGTAGAGGCGCGGCTTGGGGTTGCCGGGCTGGGCGAGCGCGGTTACGGCTCCAATCTCAATGAACCCGAAGCCGAAGCCGGCGATCGTCCGCACCGCGACGGCGTTCTTGTCGAAACCACCGGCCAGCCCGATCGGGTTCGGAAAGGTAAGCGGCCCGAGGCGTACCTCCAGGCGCCGGTCCCGGACCCCGAACCACCGTTCCAGCAGCCCTTCGAAGCGTTCGATTTTCGAAAGCAGAGCCAGGATCGTTTCGTGAGTCTTTTCCGGGTCGCCCAGGAAGAGAACAGGACGCACGACATGCTTGTACAGCGAAGGGACTTCCATTCAGCGGGCGGGCGGGGTTCCTTTCAGCGATAGAGCTCCTCGAGCAATCCACTTTTTTCTAGCTTGTCGAGGAACCGCATGTCAATGAACTGCTCGGGCCTGGCATCGCGCGCCGCCGCAACCGTCTTGGCGAGATCGTTGAGCGCGTTTCTCATCCCCTCCATGTTGATGTAGGGCGCCTTCTCGAGCACCTTGCCGACGTAAAGATCGTAAGCCTTTTGCAGGATCGCGGGATCTTCGAGCTTGGTGTAGCGCGCGATGGTTTTGAGAGTCGACTCCCTGTCGGTCCGGGCCCGGTGAATGCCCCTGGCATAGGCCCGCAGGAACCGGTCGACGAGGCCCGGCTTCTTCCTCATGATCCCGCCCTGCACGACGAGGGAGGGATTGGGGAAAGCGAGATTCATGTCGGTTACGCTCACCAGCTCCTTGAAGCCGAGCTTCTCGACGGCGAAGAGCGTGGGCGGCGAGACCAGGCCGGCGTCGATCGAGCCACCCTGGAGACCTCCCATGATCGAGCTCATCGCCCCCATCTGCAGGATCGTAACGTCCTTCTGCGGGTCGAGGTTGTTCTTGCGCAGGGCGAAGCGGGCGGCGATATCCGTGGCCGAGCCGAAGCGCGTCACGCCGATCTTCCTGCCTTTCAAGCCTTCGACCGTCTTGATCTCGGGACGGGCGTAGATGGAAAAGATCAGCTTGTTGGTCGTGTTCCCGATGATCTTGATGTCGGCCCCCTGCATGGCGGCGGCCATCGTCGAGCTGCCGTTCAGCGCGGCGACGTCGACCTCGCCCGCCGTCACCACCTGGGCGAGCTGGCTGCCGCTCGGGATGAGGATCATCTGATCTTCGAGGCCTTCGCGCGCGAAGAAACCGGCGTCGTGCGCCACCCACAGGCCGAGGTACGATCCGCTGATCGAGCTGTAACCGATGCGGATCGGCTCCGCGGCAGCCGGGGAGAGCAGGGCGAACCCCCAAAGGATCCAAACGATTACCGCAGCAGCCATCTTTCCCTCCTTCTTCTTTCGCCTTTCGCCGCGTCGCTTTCGGAGACCGCCGCAACGCAATCAGGCGGAGAGCTTGGGCTCCGCTGCCCGCAACGGCGGTGCCGGACCTCCGGGATCACTTGAGCGGCGAGCATTCCGCCGGCACCAGCAGGGCATTTTCCTGCTTGACGAGAAATTCCCGGGTCGGAGGCGGCCAGCCGGCCACGGTCCTGGCGGCCTCGGCTCTCAGCCGCTCCCGCTCGCCCGCGTCCTTGTACGCCCAGACGTGCACGTACTGATTCAACGGCCCCAGGATCGTATGGCCCGCAAAGGCCAGCGGCGAGATCCGCGTCCGATCCGGCATGACCTTGCCGAATCGCTCCAGCACCGTCGGCATCGTCCCGGGCAGATAGGTATAGGTGCGAAACTCGTAGAGGCCGCCCAGGCGCCGCGGTTCGAGAGGCGGCGAAAACGGGGCCGGCTGGAGGATCTTGCTCTCCTGCAGCAGGATGAACTCGTGGGTCTTCGGCGGCCATTTTCCGGTCTTGCGGGCTTCCTGGCCGATTCGCTCCCGCTCCTCGAAGCTCTCGTAGGGCCAGACGTGGACGACCTGATTCAGGCCGCCGACTTCCGAGCGCCAGAGCCCTCCCAACGGGGAAAACTGCAGGCGCGCGGAGAGCCCCTCGACGAACCGCTCCTCGAACGCCGCCGCCGTTCCGGGCCGCAGCGTGTACGTGCGCATCTCGATGATCATGGCTTGCCTCCTCTCGCCTACTCCTTCCCACAATTCGGTGACCGAATGCAACAGCTTCGAAACGACGGAATAGGTTAAACGCAATGTCCGTTATTGTCACTTTTGGCCTGGCATTGGTAGGCGACGCTCTCTCACGGTCCAGCAGCTTCCCTGAGTTCGCCAAAAATCCTTTTCCGTCCCTGGTATGTAACTTGCTCTTACAGTTTGCAAATTCATCCGCTGGAAAATTCGCCGGGAAACGGAAGGTCTGTCAACAAATGGAACGAGTGTCGGACAATAACGAAAAAGAGAACCCATCAAGGGAGGGCGAGCCGACCGAGCGGTCGGCAAGGCCGCTCCAGGAGCCGGAAT
This sequence is a window from Candidatus Zixiibacteriota bacterium. Protein-coding genes within it:
- a CDS encoding aldo/keto reductase; the protein is MQYRTLGKTGLRVSVIGLGTMVHAGHFGPMDDAESLAAIDTALELGVNFIDTSDAYGAGYGETLLGKALKGRRDKVVIATKGGNVMTGPNRGKRNFAPDYIAGVLEGSLRRLQTDYIDLYQLHNPTVEVIERGEVWEVLERAKKAGKILHYGVSINTMEEGIAAVKDGRAETIQIEYSLLAQEPAEQVLPLAREANVGVIARVPLRRGVLTGKLTQADEHRFQGEDVRARSFKGEAFAKELAKAEKLRFLVHGPVRTLGQAALAFCLAHPAVSVTIPGARNEQQMRENASAGDLELPQEDLERVRELWRRGFDL
- a CDS encoding ABC transporter substrate-binding protein; this translates as MAAAVIVWILWGFALLSPAAAEPIRIGYSSISGSYLGLWVAHDAGFFAREGLEDQMILIPSGSQLAQVVTAGEVDVAALNGSSTMAAAMQGADIKIIGNTTNKLIFSIYARPEIKTVEGLKGRKIGVTRFGSATDIAARFALRKNNLDPQKDVTILQMGAMSSIMGGLQGGSIDAGLVSPPTLFAVEKLGFKELVSVTDMNLAFPNPSLVVQGGIMRKKPGLVDRFLRAYARGIHRARTDRESTLKTIARYTKLEDPAILQKAYDLYVGKVLEKAPYINMEGMRNALNDLAKTVAAARDARPEQFIDMRFLDKLEKSGLLEELYR
- a CDS encoding NIPSNAP family protein, with the protein product MIIEMRTYTLRPGTAAAFEERFVEGLSARLQFSPLGGLWRSEVGGLNQVVHVWPYESFEERERIGQEARKTGKWPPKTHEFILLQESKILQPAPFSPPLEPRRLGGLYEFRTYTYLPGTMPTVLERFGKVMPDRTRISPLAFAGHTILGPLNQYVHVWAYKDAGERERLRAEAARTVAGWPPPTREFLVKQENALLVPAECSPLK
- a CDS encoding nucleotidyltransferase family protein, with protein sequence MVSAVVLAAGRSQRMGEQKLLLPLRGKPVLQWVLESALASEVREVICVTRDLGFVRERIRLSDRRLCWLVNSAADRGLSTSVIAGLWAVDPNSDGALFLVGDQPMVRSQLIDALVDRFEHGGAWIVAPTFGGQTRNPVLFRRNLFPELLALKGDQGGRVLVQKYKDRAELVAWHDEVPFMDLDVREDYERLKELA
- the yqeC gene encoding selenium cofactor biosynthesis protein YqeC, with protein sequence MQLSDAIGLRAGEMVSLIGAGGKTSCLFRLAAESRQAGRRVLVTTTTKILKPARPHVDRLFLVQEPQALLARARQISPPQIIGAGYGVDEEGKLIGLPAKWVDEYRASGIFDQLLVEADGAASRLFKVPSEIEPVVPATCDLTVWVMSVKVLGKPLRPEWVHRAERALSLLGLQRDVPVTREVILRLVRDPNGCLKGIPGSSRKVALLNQADSAEEIENAREVARDLIRAGITRVVITSFAGGEPVKASIAP
- a CDS encoding quinone-dependent dihydroorotate dehydrogenase, which codes for MEVPSLYKHVVRPVLFLGDPEKTHETILALLSKIERFEGLLERWFGVRDRRLEVRLGPLTFPNPIGLAGGFDKNAVAVRTIAGFGFGFIEIGAVTALAQPGNPKPRLYRLPEDEALINRLGFNNDGAAVIARRLAALRGNGAPLRIPLGVNIGRSKVVETRDAVADFLSAFEQLYPYGDFFTLNVSSPNTPKLRDLQEKRLLRALLRAVQEKNLELASRTGGPTRPVLVKIAPDMEFSQADDIVEVALEEKIGGIVATNATAFLRESLVSRCREPGGLSGRPLRALSTSFVRHLYSRVGGRLPIIGVGGVFTAADAYEKIKAGASAVQIYTGFVYEGPAAVKRINLGLLRLLERDGLGSIADAVGMEAR
- a CDS encoding 6-carboxytetrahydropterin synthase, giving the protein MNDETLLGNVRSMPKTFSVEVAKDYLNFASAHFLIFSNGSREALHGHNYQVSAAVEGELDRAGVVLDFIAFKPLVKRICDALDHRTLIQTRSPALTLRRRGSAVEILYRKQKILLPRRDVILLPLANTSTELLAEYVADRIRAEVRRQFAASRIRFIEVAVEEARGQRGIFRGEF